The sequence TTTTATTGCAAGGTAATTCGTGTGAAGCCGCCGAGAGAATGTTTTCCGAAGCTATTGCAATTCAAGAGGCCGGTGTTTTTAGCATTGTATTAGAAAAAATACCAGCAGAACTTGCAGAAAAGTTAACGCATGAGTTAAAAGTTCCAACAATTGGAATTGCCTCTGGTGTTAATTGTGATGGACAAATATTAGTCTATCATGATTTGTTGGGAATGCAACCGGAAGTGAACTTCAAATTTGTCCGAAGGTATGCCAATCTCGGTGACACCATTCAAACTGCAGTTAAGCAGTACGCTAATGATGTTCGAA comes from bacterium and encodes:
- a CDS encoding 3-methyl-2-oxobutanoate hydroxymethyltransferase, whose protein sequence is VEGGSKLVPLIQKLVDTGVPVMGHLGLQPQMVLQYGGFLLQGNSCEAAERMFSEAIAIQEAGVFSIVLEKIPAELAEKLTHELKVPTIGIASGVNCDGQILVYHDLLGMQPEVNFKFVRRYANLGDTIQTAVKQYANDVRTKEFPSVQESYFIN